The following are encoded in a window of Thermoanaerobacter ethanolicus JW 200 genomic DNA:
- the addA gene encoding helicase-exonuclease AddAB subunit AddA: protein METKWTYEQQLAINTRGSNLLVAAGAGSGKTAVLVERIIKLVTDDKNPVDIDKLLVVTFTNAAASEMRERIAEALISKLDQNPEDRRLSNQLTLLNKAIITTIHSFCLEVVRNNFFLIDLDPNFRIGDDTETLLLKLEAVEELFEELYQKEDNEDFLTLVESYGGTKDDKPLVDILLKLYDFVKSLPWPEKWLRDVLLSFEVKEDFHFENSQWAAVILDSLKVEMSGLLNGMYVAIDKLHGENGLQSYLDNFEIEAESLEKLLDCENWEEFRKQINAIEFDRLPRAGKDADPKVKDEVTKIRNEVKAKIKEIRNKFFSDDIEKIEEEIKALYPNMKALVDLILLFDKKYTDKKREKGIIDFNDIEHFALQILTEVDENGNVKPSEAALMYREKFQEIFVDEYQDSNLIQEVILSTIAREDTPNRFMVGDVKQSIYRFRQANPHIFFEKYNTYSSKEEDKNKKILLYKNFRSRPQIIDAVNFIFKKIMSKNVGEIDYTEEEKLNCGADFGTPPLDAIVGGPVEIHLIEKNDETPEEEELEVYGEEEEEIIDNIQVEARVVAQRIKELVTQNEKNTFMVYDKNLKNYRPVEYRDIVILLRATERWAPVFLEEFINVGIPAFADTGTGYFETTEIKTIISLLQVIDNPMQDIPLLAVLRSPIFSFIPEELIDIRLEEPNRAIYEALKKVSQREDELGQKAKSFLESLKKWQEKAIYMPVDEFLWYLYQDTGYYAYVGAMPQGVQRQANLRILFERAKQYEETSFKGLFNFINFINRLKVSSGDMGSAKIVGENENVVRIMSIHKSKGLEFPVVIVAGLGKQFNLKDLSQSVLYHHLLGLGPEFVDFKRRISYPSIVKEAIKNKIKLESLSEEMRVLYVALTRAKEKLILVGSVKDIKEKVKKWCNIAMLESKVPEYEILKGKSYIDWIGPAVIKHADLKPLRDFAQVQYVAVEEDSSQWQVRIWNKKDVIFDKKQVEEETNLLQRLENLDLDSPSSEFYDEVTRRLNYVYLYEKACHLPAKLSVTEIKRILNEEVIDEDTTSIFEKTVLKIPAFLEKKKGLTAAEKGIAMHLVMQKLDLNGDLSVEGIKKQIKNMVDREILTEAQSKEIDIRRIEEFFRASLGRRMLSSQNVKREVPFHIKIKSTEVYKDLPEEYENEFIAVQGIIDCFFEEEGEIILIDYKTDYVTEEMMEEIKEKYKVQIDLYAKALEKITGKRVKEKYIYLFFNGMILEY from the coding sequence ATGGAAACCAAATGGACTTATGAACAACAGCTGGCTATAAATACAAGGGGCAGTAATCTCTTGGTGGCAGCAGGTGCAGGCTCTGGCAAAACGGCTGTCTTAGTTGAAAGAATCATAAAACTTGTCACGGATGACAAAAATCCTGTAGATATTGATAAACTTTTAGTTGTTACTTTTACAAATGCTGCCGCTTCTGAGATGAGAGAAAGGATAGCAGAAGCGTTGATTTCTAAGTTAGACCAAAATCCGGAAGACAGGCGGCTTAGCAATCAGCTAACATTACTTAACAAAGCTATAATCACCACAATTCACTCCTTCTGCTTGGAAGTAGTGAGAAATAACTTTTTTCTCATAGATTTAGACCCTAACTTTAGAATAGGGGATGATACAGAAACTTTACTTTTAAAATTAGAGGCGGTAGAGGAGCTTTTTGAGGAATTATATCAAAAAGAGGATAATGAAGATTTTTTGACATTGGTTGAAAGTTATGGAGGCACAAAGGACGATAAACCCCTTGTAGATATTCTTTTAAAATTGTACGATTTTGTAAAATCACTTCCCTGGCCTGAAAAATGGCTTAGAGATGTGTTATTAAGCTTTGAAGTTAAAGAGGATTTTCATTTTGAGAATTCACAATGGGCGGCAGTAATATTAGACAGTTTAAAAGTAGAAATGTCAGGGCTTTTAAATGGAATGTATGTGGCAATTGATAAACTTCATGGTGAAAATGGTTTACAAAGCTATCTTGATAATTTTGAAATAGAGGCGGAAAGCTTGGAAAAACTTCTAGACTGTGAAAATTGGGAGGAATTTAGAAAACAGATAAATGCCATAGAGTTTGATAGACTTCCCAGAGCAGGTAAAGATGCAGACCCTAAAGTAAAAGATGAAGTGACAAAAATAAGAAATGAGGTTAAAGCTAAAATTAAGGAGATAAGAAATAAGTTTTTTTCAGATGACATAGAAAAAATTGAAGAAGAAATTAAAGCTTTATACCCTAACATGAAGGCTTTAGTGGATTTGATTCTACTTTTTGATAAAAAATATACTGATAAAAAAAGGGAAAAAGGCATTATAGACTTTAATGACATTGAACATTTTGCACTGCAAATTTTGACAGAAGTCGATGAAAACGGGAATGTGAAGCCTTCAGAGGCAGCTTTGATGTATAGAGAAAAATTCCAAGAAATTTTTGTGGATGAATATCAAGATTCTAATTTAATACAGGAAGTTATACTAAGCACTATAGCCCGAGAAGACACACCTAACAGGTTTATGGTAGGAGATGTAAAACAGAGCATATACAGGTTTAGGCAGGCAAATCCTCATATATTTTTTGAAAAGTACAATACTTATTCTTCAAAAGAGGAAGATAAAAATAAAAAGATACTGCTTTATAAAAATTTCAGAAGCAGACCCCAAATCATAGATGCGGTAAATTTCATTTTCAAAAAAATAATGTCTAAGAATGTAGGGGAGATAGATTATACAGAGGAAGAGAAGTTAAATTGTGGAGCAGATTTTGGAACACCTCCTCTTGATGCCATTGTAGGTGGACCTGTGGAAATACATTTGATAGAGAAAAATGATGAAACTCCTGAAGAGGAAGAATTAGAGGTTTATGGGGAAGAAGAGGAAGAGATTATTGACAACATACAAGTAGAAGCAAGGGTGGTAGCTCAAAGGATAAAGGAATTAGTTACACAAAATGAGAAAAATACCTTTATGGTTTATGATAAAAACCTCAAAAATTATAGGCCTGTTGAGTATAGGGATATAGTAATACTTTTGAGGGCTACAGAAAGATGGGCACCTGTATTTTTAGAAGAATTTATAAATGTCGGTATTCCTGCTTTTGCGGACACAGGAACGGGATACTTTGAAACAACGGAGATAAAGACTATAATATCCCTCCTTCAGGTGATAGACAACCCAATGCAAGATATTCCGTTGTTGGCAGTTTTGAGGTCTCCTATTTTTTCCTTTATCCCAGAAGAATTAATTGACATAAGGTTAGAAGAGCCTAATAGAGCTATATATGAAGCACTTAAAAAGGTATCACAAAGGGAGGATGAATTAGGGCAAAAAGCTAAAAGTTTCTTAGAATCATTGAAAAAGTGGCAAGAGAAAGCCATTTATATGCCGGTGGATGAGTTTTTGTGGTATTTATATCAAGACACTGGTTATTATGCCTATGTGGGGGCAATGCCTCAAGGAGTGCAGAGGCAGGCAAACTTGAGGATTTTGTTTGAAAGGGCAAAGCAGTACGAGGAAACAAGTTTTAAAGGGCTGTTTAACTTTATCAATTTTATAAACCGCCTCAAAGTCAGCAGTGGCGATATGGGAAGTGCTAAAATAGTAGGAGAAAATGAAAATGTAGTCAGGATAATGAGTATACACAAAAGTAAAGGTCTTGAATTCCCGGTAGTTATAGTTGCAGGCTTAGGTAAACAGTTTAATTTAAAGGATTTAAGTCAAAGCGTATTGTACCATCATTTATTAGGATTAGGCCCTGAGTTTGTGGACTTCAAAAGAAGAATTTCTTATCCCAGCATTGTGAAAGAGGCAATAAAAAACAAAATAAAGTTAGAAAGCCTTTCTGAAGAGATGAGAGTTTTGTACGTTGCTTTGACAAGGGCAAAAGAAAAGTTAATATTAGTTGGAAGTGTTAAAGACATAAAGGAAAAAGTGAAAAAATGGTGCAATATTGCTATGTTGGAGAGTAAGGTGCCTGAGTATGAAATTTTAAAAGGTAAAAGTTATATAGATTGGATAGGTCCTGCTGTTATAAAGCATGCGGATTTAAAACCTTTAAGGGATTTTGCACAGGTACAATATGTGGCTGTGGAAGAGGATAGCTCACAGTGGCAGGTAAGGATTTGGAATAAAAAAGATGTGATTTTTGATAAAAAACAGGTTGAGGAAGAGACAAACTTATTGCAAAGGCTTGAAAACTTAGATTTAGATAGCCCTAGCAGTGAATTTTATGATGAAGTGACAAGGCGTTTAAATTATGTATATCTTTATGAAAAAGCCTGCCATTTGCCTGCGAAACTTTCTGTTACAGAAATTAAAAGAATTTTAAACGAAGAAGTAATAGATGAGGACACTACTTCAATATTTGAAAAAACAGTCCTTAAAATTCCTGCCTTTTTAGAAAAGAAAAAAGGACTTACTGCAGCCGAAAAAGGTATAGCTATGCACCTTGTCATGCAAAAATTAGATTTAAATGGGGATTTGAGTGTAGAAGGCATAAAGAAGCAAATTAAGAATATGGTGGATAGAGAGATTTTGACAGAAGCACAGTCTAAAGAGATAGACATAAGAAGAATTGAAGAATTTTTTAGAGCTTCTCTTGGAAGGAGAATGTTAAGTTCTCAAAATGTAAAAAGGGAAGTGCCTTTCCATATAAAAATTAAAAGTACAGAAGTTTACAAAGATTTGCCTGAAGAATACGAAAATGAATTTATAGCTGTGCAAGGCATTATTGACTGCTTTTTTGAAGAAGAGGGAGAAATAATCCTTATTGATTACAAGACGGATTATGTGACAGAGGAAATGATGGAGGAAATAAAAGAAAAATATAAAGTGCAGATAGATCTTTATGCAAAGGCTTTAGAAAAGATTACTGGCAAAAGAGTCAAAGAAAAATATATTTACCTCTTCTTTAATGGAATGATTCTGGAATATTAA
- a CDS encoding exonuclease SbcCD subunit D, protein MRILHTSDWHLGKSLENFSRIEEQEKFLEDFVQMVEENNVDLVIIAGDIYDSSNPPARAEMLFYTTLKKLSNGERVILVIAGNHDNPERLSAASPLAYEHGVILLGTPKSIAPKGDFGKFKILDSGEGFLEIEIKGEKAVIIALPYPSEKRLNEIFTSELEEEKRQKSYSERVGEIFNDLSKKYREDTINIAVSHIFVAGGEESGSERPIQLGGSFTVEIRHLPQKAQYIALGHLHKPQRISSTLPAYYSGSPLQYSKSEMNHSKCAYLVDLKVGEPALVKEIYFKNYKPIEVFRCNGIEEALEICNEYRDKDIWAYFEIKTESPLPSSKIKEMKSILPDIVEIKPILPEDEMEIEDYEIDDKSVKELFEEFYLKENKVPPTEEVLELFMSIVKEEDEEDETSEA, encoded by the coding sequence ATGAGGATTTTACATACTTCAGACTGGCATTTGGGAAAAAGCCTTGAAAATTTTTCAAGGATTGAAGAGCAGGAGAAATTTTTAGAGGATTTTGTGCAGATGGTGGAGGAAAATAATGTAGACCTGGTCATAATTGCCGGGGATATATACGATTCTTCAAACCCTCCTGCAAGGGCGGAAATGCTTTTTTACACAACTTTAAAAAAACTTTCCAACGGGGAAAGAGTGATTTTGGTCATAGCAGGGAATCATGACAATCCTGAAAGGCTTTCTGCTGCCAGCCCTCTTGCTTATGAGCACGGAGTGATACTTTTAGGTACTCCTAAAAGTATTGCTCCTAAAGGAGATTTTGGAAAGTTTAAAATTTTAGATTCGGGAGAAGGTTTTTTAGAAATTGAGATAAAAGGTGAAAAAGCTGTAATTATAGCTCTTCCTTATCCCAGTGAAAAAAGGCTAAATGAAATTTTTACATCAGAATTGGAGGAAGAGAAAAGGCAGAAAAGTTACTCTGAAAGAGTTGGTGAAATTTTTAATGACCTTTCGAAAAAATACAGAGAAGATACTATAAACATTGCGGTATCTCATATTTTTGTTGCAGGAGGAGAGGAGTCAGGTTCAGAAAGGCCTATTCAGTTAGGAGGAAGTTTTACAGTAGAAATAAGGCACCTGCCACAAAAGGCGCAGTACATAGCTCTCGGACACCTTCACAAACCTCAGAGAATTTCTTCTACTCTTCCTGCTTATTATTCTGGTTCCCCTCTTCAGTACAGCAAAAGTGAGATGAACCATTCTAAATGTGCTTATTTAGTAGATTTAAAGGTAGGAGAACCTGCACTTGTGAAGGAAATATATTTTAAAAATTACAAGCCTATTGAAGTGTTTAGGTGCAATGGTATAGAGGAAGCTTTAGAGATTTGCAATGAATACAGGGATAAAGATATATGGGCATATTTCGAGATTAAAACTGAGTCTCCACTGCCTTCTTCAAAGATAAAAGAAATGAAGAGCATATTACCGGATATAGTTGAAATAAAGCCAATTTTGCCAGAGGATGAGATGGAAATTGAAGACTATGAGATAGATGATAAAAGTGTAAAGGAACTTTTTGAAGAATTTTATTTAAAGGAAAACAAAGTTCCTCCAACAGAGGAGGTTTTAGAACTTTTTATGAGTATAGTAAAGGAAGAGGATGAGGAAGATGAGACCTCTGAAGCTTAA